Within Halarchaeum grantii, the genomic segment TCCTCGACGGCGAGCCGATAGCGCGCCGTCCGCTCGCCCGCGAAGCGCGGCCCGTCGCCGACGTCCTCGAAGCCCGCGTTCGCGACGGCATCGAGCGCCCCCGACGCGGACGCCGGGACGACCACTTCCACGGGGATGGTCTCCGCGCGCGCGAACGCGATCGGTTCCTCGAGGAGGGCGGCGACCGCCTCCGCGTCCCCGACGAGGCGCGTGACGTGCACCGCGTCCGCGTCGGCGTCGTAGGCGAGCGCGCCCGTGGCGTCGCCGTCGCGCTCCGCGAGTAGGACCGCGCGCTCGCGGAGGAGTCGTTCGGCGGCGCGCGACGGGACGCCGACGAGGTCGGCGACGGCGTCGACATCGCTGGGGGCGGCGTCGCGAACGGTCACACTCGTCATCGCGGAGACGGTTCGCGCGCCGTGCGTAAAAAATCGCATCCCCCCGCCGTGGTCTGGATGGACAGCGTTATCCCCACCCCGTTACTACCCCCGTCCATGACTGCGTGTGACACGACCCGTGTCGGGGTGTCCCGATGCGTGTAGTCGCGAAGTTCGGCGGGACGAGCCTCGGCTCCGGCGACCGGATCGACCGGGCCGCCGACTCCGTCGCGAACGCCGTTCGAGAGGGCCACCAGATCGCCGTCGTCGCCTCCGCGATGGGGTCGACGACCGACGACCTCCTCGAGGACATCACCTTCGACGCCGAGGAGGGCGACCGTGCCGAAATCGTCTCCATGGGCGAGCGGACGTCCGTCCGGATGCTGAAGGCCGCGCTCACCGCCCGCGACATCGACGCGGTCTTCCTCGAACCCGGCCACCCCGACTGGCCGGTCGTCACGAACGCACGCGGCGAAGTCGACGTCGAGGAGACCCAGCGGCGCGCACGGAAACTCGCCGAGCGGATGGACGGCGTCGTCCCCGTCATCACCGGCTTCCTCGCCGAGGACCACGACGGGAACGTCACGACCCTCGGACGCGGTGGGAGCGACACCACCGCCGTCATGCTCGGGTGTTACATGGACGCGGACGAAGTCGTCATCGTCACCGACGTCGAGGGCATTATGACGGGCGACCCCCACGTCGTCGAAGGGGCCAGAAACGTCGGCGAGATAACCGTCGACGAACTGCGCAACCTCTCCTTCCGCGGCGCCGAAGTCGTCGCGCCCTCCGCGCTCACCTACAAG encodes:
- a CDS encoding aspartate kinase, which gives rise to MRVVAKFGGTSLGSGDRIDRAADSVANAVREGHQIAVVASAMGSTTDDLLEDITFDAEEGDRAEIVSMGERTSVRMLKAALTARDIDAVFLEPGHPDWPVVTNARGEVDVEETQRRARKLAERMDGVVPVITGFLAEDHDGNVTTLGRGGSDTTAVMLGCYMDADEVVIVTDVEGIMTGDPHVVEGARNVGEITVDELRNLSFRGAEVVAPSALTYKDADLDVRVIHYQHSNLLTGGTSIEGEFENIIDMRDTPLACLTVAGRAIRNSHGILARLSQALGDADINIDGVASGMDSITFYVDADVAERAENILHREVVSEDTLSSVTVTDDVAVIRVLGGDFPSQPGVVRDIVNPISDAGISLHDVITSATSVAVFVPWDDRERALDAVQSNFEG